A single genomic interval of Lewinellaceae bacterium harbors:
- the holA gene encoding DNA polymerase III subunit delta, with the protein MASTYQSIMKDLHAGKYAPVYVLHGEESYFIDQIVQYIQQHALEEHEKAFNETILYGKDTEARGVLDSVSRVPMMAQRQVVILKEAQLMKSLADLTPYIQKPFTSSVLVIAHKHKKLDGRSAFTKAADKQAVLFESKRLYDNQIPAWTEEMIQSRGYQIAPDALQVLVDHLGNDLGKISNELEKLFIDLQPGTPITTKVIEDNIGISKEYNPFELQRTLGDRNFQGTMDIIHFFTQNSKENPLVMVIAILASWYTKLYLYAENQRLPEKEVMALLGMRSPFFLRDYRTAARNYTLREIGLAIQILEQYDMRAKGVDNFHTTQEELMKEMAYFLLNPSVWNAVRQEV; encoded by the coding sequence ATGGCGTCAACCTATCAATCGATCATGAAGGACCTGCATGCGGGGAAATATGCACCAGTCTATGTATTGCATGGAGAGGAGTCCTATTTCATTGATCAAATTGTCCAGTACATTCAACAACATGCGCTGGAGGAGCACGAGAAGGCCTTCAATGAAACCATCCTTTACGGAAAAGACACCGAAGCCCGTGGTGTCCTGGACAGCGTCAGCCGGGTACCTATGATGGCCCAGCGCCAGGTTGTCATCCTTAAGGAAGCGCAACTGATGAAGTCGCTTGCGGACTTAACCCCGTACATCCAAAAACCTTTTACTTCCAGCGTGCTGGTCATCGCCCACAAACACAAAAAACTGGATGGGCGCTCTGCATTTACCAAAGCCGCTGACAAGCAAGCCGTCTTATTTGAATCCAAACGGCTTTATGACAATCAGATACCAGCCTGGACTGAAGAAATGATCCAAAGCCGCGGGTACCAGATAGCCCCGGATGCACTGCAGGTGCTGGTTGATCATCTGGGTAATGACCTGGGCAAGATCAGCAACGAACTGGAAAAACTGTTCATTGATCTGCAGCCCGGGACACCCATTACTACCAAAGTCATTGAGGACAACATTGGGATCAGCAAGGAATACAATCCTTTTGAACTCCAGCGGACCCTGGGTGACCGCAATTTTCAGGGCACCATGGACATCATTCATTTCTTTACCCAGAATAGCAAAGAAAATCCGCTGGTCATGGTAATTGCCATTCTCGCCTCCTGGTATACCAAATTATACCTCTATGCCGAAAATCAGCGGTTGCCGGAGAAAGAAGTGATGGCCTTACTGGGCATGCGTTCTCCCTTTTTCCTCCGCGATTACCGGACAGCAGCCCGCAACTATACCTTACGTGAAATCGGCCTGGCCATTCAGATCCTCGAGCAGTACGATATGCGTGCCAAGGGCGTGGATAACTTCCATACAACCCAGGAAGAGCTGATGAAGGAAATGGCTTACTTCCTGTTGAATCCATCGGTTTGGAACGCGGTACGGCAGGAGGTGTGA
- a CDS encoding carbohydrate-binding family 9-like protein, protein MSRNGGPSAPLRDDNSYSLSAVRSKFIATVLAGFLTFIMYGTGMAQNAPVLTPVHTKAVYPVYRATQLPALQADWADPAWEHIPPLVITFPMGEPPHFVPHALARVLYDDDFLYVQFRVEDRYVRSVVQHVNGPVSGDACVEFFFCPDTSKPDTYFNMEVNAGGTPLLFCVTYPWKSKVELDSAEIRSIPLAHTMPEVIEPEITDPVTWGIEYKIPFALLEKYTPVVRPAPGVVWNANFYKTANKNSNPHYLTWSYVDFPRPNFHLPNYFGRLEFK, encoded by the coding sequence ATGAGCCGAAATGGAGGCCCCTCGGCTCCGCTCCGGGATGACAATAGTTATTCACTTTCAGCAGTACGTTCAAAGTTCATAGCTACGGTCTTAGCGGGCTTTCTGACCTTCATCATGTATGGTACGGGAATGGCACAAAATGCCCCGGTATTAACACCGGTACACACCAAGGCCGTGTATCCGGTTTATCGTGCAACACAATTGCCGGCACTGCAAGCGGATTGGGCGGATCCGGCTTGGGAACACATCCCGCCGTTGGTCATCACCTTCCCCATGGGCGAGCCACCTCATTTTGTACCGCATGCCCTGGCACGTGTCTTATACGATGACGATTTCCTGTACGTGCAATTTCGGGTGGAAGACCGTTATGTACGCAGCGTGGTACAGCATGTGAATGGACCGGTATCCGGGGATGCCTGCGTCGAGTTTTTCTTTTGTCCGGACACCTCGAAGCCCGATACCTACTTTAATATGGAAGTGAATGCAGGAGGTACGCCTTTGCTCTTTTGCGTGACCTATCCCTGGAAGAGCAAGGTAGAACTCGACAGCGCTGAAATACGCTCCATTCCATTGGCACATACCATGCCCGAGGTCATCGAGCCGGAGATCACTGATCCTGTCACCTGGGGCATTGAGTATAAAATACCATTTGCTCTTTTGGAAAAGTACACCCCGGTGGTTCGGCCAGCTCCTGGCGTGGTTTGGAATGCCAATTTTTATAAGACAGCCAATAAGAACTCGAATCCGCATTACCTGACCTGGTCCTATGTGGATTTTCCCCGGCCCAATTTTCATCTGCCCAATTACTTTGGCCGGCTGGAATTCAAATGA
- a CDS encoding alpha-N-arabinofuranosidase, with translation MKYLTSIISAFCLFVGQAIAQTTITLHADEGEYTISRHIYGHFSEHLGHCIYGGFYVGEGNKMIPNQRGIRTDVVNALKELEIPNLRWPGGCFADTYHWKDGIGPKSDRPKIVNTWWGGVTEDNSFGTHEFLDLCEQLGTEPFISGNVGSGTVQELSDWVQYINFDGESPMSELRKTNGRTEPWKVKFWGVGNEAWGCGGNMRVEHYVDVYRKYATFMNARWGDERIFRIASGPSDDNYHWTEVLMRDIPHQLMQGIGMHHYSVINWNKKSSATEFSEDEYAITIQKAYDMDRIIRGHSAVMDRYDPEKQVALVVDEWGGWYDVEPGTNPGFLFQQNTMRDAMIAGMTLNIFNNHADRVRMANLAQTVNVLQAVVLTDGEKMLLTPTYHVMDMYKAHHDATLIPANIHTVDYTMDGKSIPAVSVSASKKQDGVLTISLVNVDSESAQPVAIDVRGMQAKSIAGQILKADKLQAHNTFDHPDMVHPEGFTGAKLDGDHITLTMPPFSVIVLTVH, from the coding sequence ATGAAGTACCTAACCTCCATTATCTCTGCCTTCTGTCTGTTTGTCGGGCAGGCCATTGCTCAGACGACCATCACCCTGCATGCCGATGAAGGTGAATACACCATCAGCCGCCACATCTACGGGCATTTTTCGGAACACCTGGGGCATTGCATCTACGGTGGATTTTATGTCGGTGAAGGCAACAAAATGATACCCAACCAACGGGGTATCCGCACCGACGTAGTTAATGCTCTCAAGGAACTGGAGATACCCAATCTGCGCTGGCCAGGCGGCTGTTTTGCAGATACCTACCATTGGAAAGACGGCATTGGGCCAAAGTCCGACCGGCCTAAGATCGTAAATACCTGGTGGGGTGGGGTGACCGAAGATAACAGCTTCGGGACTCATGAATTTCTGGACCTGTGCGAACAGCTGGGTACCGAACCCTTCATCAGTGGCAACGTGGGATCCGGTACGGTGCAGGAGTTGTCGGATTGGGTGCAATACATCAATTTCGATGGTGAAAGCCCGATGTCTGAACTCCGCAAAACGAACGGCCGCACGGAGCCCTGGAAAGTTAAGTTTTGGGGTGTCGGAAATGAGGCGTGGGGTTGCGGCGGTAATATGCGTGTTGAGCATTACGTGGACGTGTATCGCAAATATGCCACGTTTATGAATGCACGCTGGGGCGACGAGCGGATCTTCCGGATCGCCTCGGGACCTTCGGATGACAATTACCACTGGACAGAGGTACTCATGCGGGACATCCCCCATCAGCTGATGCAGGGGATTGGAATGCATCACTACTCGGTCATCAACTGGAATAAAAAAAGCTCTGCAACTGAATTTTCTGAGGATGAATATGCCATCACCATTCAGAAAGCGTACGATATGGACCGGATCATCCGGGGGCACAGCGCTGTGATGGATCGGTACGACCCGGAAAAGCAGGTGGCACTGGTAGTTGACGAGTGGGGTGGCTGGTACGATGTGGAGCCCGGTACCAATCCAGGATTTCTCTTTCAGCAAAACACCATGCGTGATGCCATGATCGCTGGCATGACCCTGAATATCTTTAACAATCATGCCGATCGTGTTCGGATGGCGAATCTGGCACAGACGGTCAATGTGCTGCAGGCCGTCGTTTTAACGGATGGCGAAAAAATGCTGCTGACCCCGACATATCATGTGATGGATATGTACAAGGCGCATCACGATGCCACTTTGATCCCGGCCAATATCCACACGGTTGACTACACCATGGATGGGAAATCCATTCCGGCAGTGTCGGTTTCTGCTTCTAAAAAACAGGATGGCGTGCTGACCATCAGCCTGGTCAATGTGGATTCCGAGTCCGCGCAACCGGTGGCGATCGATGTCCGTGGCATGCAGGCTAAGAGCATCGCGGGGCAAATCCTCAAAGCGGATAAATTACAGGCACACAATACATTTGATCACCCGGATATGGTTCATCCTGAGGGATTTACCGGTGCAAAGTTGGATGGGGACCACATTACATTGACGATGCCGCCGTTCTCGGTAATTGTGTTGACGGTACATTAA
- a CDS encoding redoxin domain-containing protein — protein sequence MFLKWVSYALTGVAVFSLAACQYTSPHHTVSPFYKHALTLDDIPKSDFAGLNTMLEHGKDTTYILNFWATWCHPCIEEMPYFEALYPQLLDKPVKIVLVSLDFPEQADEKLPAFIQRHQVHNQVWFLDDPNPNQWVNALETEWSGSIPATLIWKGGKQAFKEGMFANPEELKSFIQPYI from the coding sequence ATGTTCTTGAAATGGGTGTCGTATGCGCTGACTGGCGTTGCCGTATTCAGTTTAGCTGCCTGTCAGTACACCTCCCCGCATCACACCGTCTCACCTTTTTACAAGCATGCGCTGACCCTGGATGATATTCCAAAATCTGATTTTGCCGGTCTGAATACCATGTTGGAGCATGGGAAGGATACGACCTATATCTTAAACTTTTGGGCGACCTGGTGCCATCCCTGTATTGAAGAAATGCCTTATTTCGAGGCGCTTTACCCACAATTGCTGGACAAACCGGTGAAGATTGTCCTGGTCAGCCTGGACTTTCCCGAACAGGCTGATGAAAAGTTGCCCGCCTTCATACAGAGACACCAGGTACACAACCAGGTCTGGTTTCTGGATGACCCCAATCCGAATCAGTGGGTTAATGCCCTGGAAACGGAATGGTCGGGTTCCATACCGGCAACGCTGATCTGGAAGGGAGGCAAACAGGCATTCAAGGAAGGCATGTTTGCCAATCCGGAGGAGCTCAAGTCTTTTATTCAACCATACATCTAA
- a CDS encoding thioredoxin family protein produces the protein MLTGLGIFIQSRHSDNNATSPADGYQIGDQVADFKLQGVDGSTHALSEYFQRGAEGVIVIFTCNTCPVSQRNEDRIIALHQKTSAEGFPVVAINTNDPDKSAGDDFNAMKRRASDKSYPFDYLQDITQEVGKAFGAAHTPQAFLLDKDKKVRYMGAIDDSPYNADNASQHFIEEAVNHLKDGMAPDPSVTKSIGCSIKYRS, from the coding sequence ATGCTTACCGGACTGGGAATTTTCATCCAGTCGCGTCATAGTGATAACAATGCCACCTCGCCGGCAGACGGATACCAGATTGGAGATCAAGTTGCAGATTTTAAACTTCAGGGAGTAGATGGGTCCACCCATGCCCTGTCGGAATATTTTCAACGGGGTGCAGAAGGTGTGATTGTAATTTTCACCTGTAATACCTGTCCGGTGTCTCAGCGCAACGAAGACCGTATCATCGCTTTGCACCAGAAGACTTCTGCTGAGGGTTTTCCGGTCGTAGCCATCAATACCAATGATCCGGACAAGTCTGCTGGTGACGATTTCAATGCCATGAAGCGACGTGCTTCTGATAAATCATATCCCTTTGACTACCTGCAGGATATCACACAGGAGGTGGGTAAAGCCTTTGGAGCCGCCCATACTCCTCAGGCATTTCTACTGGACAAGGATAAGAAAGTCCGGTACATGGGAGCCATTGACGACAGCCCATACAATGCGGACAACGCCAGTCAGCATTTCATAGAAGAAGCCGTAAATCACCTGAAGGATGGAATGGCGCCAGATCCGTCCGTTACCAAATCCATAGGTTGCAGCATCAAATATCGCTCGTGA
- a CDS encoding PQQ-dependent sugar dehydrogenase: MIYRILFLAGLVMLASAFWQCSQGDHEVIPDPDDGGLALPDGFRALVVHPGVGRARHLAVTEHGDIYIKLRVPDPKGIVALRDLNHDGRADSMAVFGDYEDTGNYGTAMRIHNGYIYFTTAGELYRQKLTPDALVPTTPVETIMIDDYKNAFQGFEHIAKPIAFDEEGHVFVPFGAPGDICQLENRKPGTRGQEPCPQLETHGGVWRFDENKLNQVQSDGYRYATGIRSFVAMAWNPQDHKLYGVQHGRDDLYRSWPELFSTWQSAVLPSEEFIRVNEGSDHGWPYYYYDWITGKKLLNPEYGGDGKLEGDGAKYEQPLIGFPGHWAPNDLLFYQGDQFPEHYKQGAFIAWHGSTIRSPYPQAGYFIGFVPFRDGQPSGPWEVFADGFSKVDTIINTSDAGFRPMGLAEGPDGSLYISESEEGRIWRVIFQGDRDHFGPEQLASIEAHKQRPNIKHPDPVEDNLDRFRASIGQRLYTTYCGACHQADGKGDGTRFPPLLNSEYVSGDMKELVRIILKGMEGPMTVDGQGFNGAMPANDFLTDDELALIITYIRREFGNGANSLQAYDARGYRNRIRREDRAVEEVKEPSSSETKQ; encoded by the coding sequence ATGATATACCGGATATTATTTTTGGCAGGACTTGTGATGCTGGCCAGCGCCTTCTGGCAGTGCAGTCAGGGTGACCATGAGGTAATTCCGGATCCGGATGATGGTGGGTTGGCCCTGCCGGACGGCTTCCGGGCTCTGGTGGTTCATCCGGGGGTAGGACGTGCACGACATCTGGCCGTCACGGAGCATGGGGACATCTATATTAAACTCAGAGTACCCGATCCCAAAGGAATTGTCGCATTGCGTGATCTTAACCATGACGGAAGAGCCGACTCGATGGCGGTTTTCGGCGACTATGAAGATACCGGCAATTATGGTACAGCCATGCGGATCCATAACGGATACATTTATTTCACCACCGCCGGGGAACTCTATCGTCAGAAGTTAACACCGGATGCCCTGGTTCCAACCACTCCGGTGGAAACCATCATGATCGATGACTACAAGAATGCATTCCAGGGCTTTGAACACATCGCCAAGCCCATCGCCTTTGATGAAGAAGGACATGTATTTGTGCCTTTCGGAGCGCCGGGAGATATCTGTCAATTGGAAAACCGTAAACCGGGTACTCGGGGTCAGGAACCTTGTCCGCAGTTGGAAACGCATGGTGGTGTTTGGCGTTTTGATGAAAATAAACTCAATCAGGTACAATCCGACGGCTACCGTTACGCTACTGGCATCAGAAGTTTTGTCGCCATGGCCTGGAATCCTCAGGACCATAAGCTTTACGGTGTTCAGCATGGTCGCGATGACCTGTACCGGTCCTGGCCTGAATTGTTTTCAACCTGGCAGAGTGCCGTTCTGCCGTCGGAAGAATTTATCCGCGTCAATGAAGGAAGCGATCATGGATGGCCCTACTATTATTACGATTGGATAACCGGGAAGAAGTTGCTTAATCCGGAATACGGAGGTGATGGTAAATTGGAAGGGGATGGCGCAAAGTACGAGCAGCCCTTGATCGGATTTCCCGGGCACTGGGCACCCAATGACCTGCTATTTTATCAGGGTGACCAGTTTCCGGAACATTATAAGCAGGGTGCGTTTATTGCCTGGCATGGTTCCACCATCCGGTCTCCTTATCCGCAGGCTGGTTATTTTATCGGTTTTGTACCATTCAGAGATGGTCAGCCTTCAGGGCCATGGGAGGTGTTCGCGGATGGTTTTTCGAAAGTAGATACGATTATCAATACCAGTGATGCCGGCTTCCGGCCCATGGGACTGGCTGAAGGTCCTGATGGTTCGCTGTACATCAGTGAGAGTGAAGAGGGGCGCATCTGGCGGGTGATCTTCCAGGGTGACCGTGATCATTTCGGTCCGGAACAACTGGCTTCCATAGAAGCGCACAAACAGCGCCCGAATATCAAACATCCCGATCCGGTCGAAGACAACCTGGATCGTTTCCGGGCAAGCATTGGCCAGCGGTTGTATACGACTTATTGCGGTGCGTGTCACCAGGCTGATGGCAAAGGGGACGGTACCCGGTTTCCACCTCTCCTCAACTCGGAATATGTTTCCGGAGACATGAAAGAACTGGTGCGCATCATTCTGAAAGGAATGGAAGGGCCGATGACCGTTGACGGGCAGGGATTTAATGGTGCCATGCCAGCCAACGACTTTCTTACCGATGACGAGCTTGCGCTGATCATCACCTACATACGCAGGGAATTTGGGAATGGAGCCAACAGCCTCCAGGCCTATGATGCGCGCGGGTACCGTAACCGTATCCGCAGGGAAGACCGGGCAGTGGAGGAAGTCAAAGAACCATCATCTTCGGAAACCAAACAGTAA
- a CDS encoding LPS-assembly protein LptD encodes MNKWYWIGFMVAWMYVLPLAGQRPVRNLKPTLPSDTLQVDSLTHDSTKISFARSKDALDDEVIYKSADSTEIDNQNKLAYLFGDAEVKFQDMTLTAGLIIFDMTTNIARAMGQVDSAGAIIGKPHFEQGGEQFDADSIRFNFKTKKGIIYAVSTVYNDMYLKGYRTKIIDATGTIPGDTSDYKIIYNENAIITSCDAPEPHFGIRSQKQKLVPNKQVIVGPSTLEIEGVPVFWLPFGFFPIKETQKAGLIFPRDYEFSPQWGFGLRNVGYYTPLGEHFDLKLTGDIYTRGSWGLSAATNYVKRYKYSGNANVAFSNRESEQNDGTYASTKSFAVTWSHTQDSRANPYQRLSGNVNIQTGSYQQLNYNDAQSKLQNSLSSNVSYFKSFPGKPFTMSVNAGHSQNSNTKQISVTLPTLNFQMNRIYPFKRQKVGGKEHFYERISFKYDANMQNRVDASDSTLFESSTWQNARRGIRHSVSSDLNFKLLKYFTFNTGFNYKENWNFSYYDYNYDALNNTVTTDTINQFRAVRLYDYNMTMNTILYGTIGTRWKGKIRGIRHVMKPSISFNASPDYIKPELDYFEYINGTYYNRFKDAVYDRPSSTGPSAGMAISVANSFEAKVWSERDSTIRKVKLLEQLNVSTFYNFIADSLKWSPIMASSGARIGKISSLTFGARFDPYKKIGNQRVNQYADRFLGVIPLRIEDMRFSFTTSIRGKQIKDFFSKEKDTKQSNNSTTSAEDDFFELFNDFAIRHNFTYAIGPDNNQNIVGKVVANSLYMTGSLQIAPLWSIRIGNIGYDFNNKRITYPDFGFNRDLHCWMMSFNWQPQYGTYSFVIRVKDDKLGFIKIPYNKNNYDVFGR; translated from the coding sequence GTGAACAAATGGTACTGGATCGGCTTCATGGTAGCATGGATGTATGTCTTGCCGTTGGCAGGACAACGGCCAGTACGTAATCTTAAGCCTACCCTTCCATCCGATACGCTCCAGGTCGACAGCCTCACCCATGACAGTACTAAAATATCTTTTGCACGCTCAAAGGACGCCCTCGATGACGAGGTGATCTATAAATCCGCCGATTCCACTGAGATTGATAATCAAAATAAACTGGCCTATCTGTTTGGTGATGCGGAAGTGAAATTCCAGGACATGACCCTGACCGCAGGACTGATCATTTTTGATATGACCACCAATATAGCGCGGGCCATGGGGCAGGTGGACTCCGCGGGAGCCATTATCGGCAAGCCTCATTTTGAGCAGGGAGGCGAACAGTTTGACGCCGATTCCATCCGGTTTAACTTCAAAACCAAAAAAGGCATCATCTATGCGGTCAGTACCGTATACAACGACATGTATCTGAAGGGCTACCGCACCAAGATCATCGACGCCACCGGAACCATCCCCGGAGACACGTCGGATTATAAGATCATCTACAATGAGAATGCGATCATCACCAGCTGTGATGCTCCTGAACCGCACTTTGGTATACGGTCCCAGAAACAAAAACTGGTCCCCAACAAGCAGGTGATCGTGGGCCCATCTACGTTGGAGATTGAAGGAGTTCCGGTATTCTGGCTTCCATTTGGCTTCTTTCCGATCAAAGAAACACAGAAGGCCGGTCTGATCTTCCCGCGGGATTATGAGTTCAGCCCGCAGTGGGGTTTTGGCCTGCGCAACGTCGGTTATTACACCCCGCTCGGAGAGCATTTCGACCTTAAGTTGACAGGTGATATCTACACGCGGGGCAGCTGGGGACTGTCGGCGGCAACGAATTATGTCAAACGGTACAAATATTCCGGTAACGCCAATGTGGCTTTTTCGAACCGTGAATCGGAACAGAACGACGGCACCTATGCCTCGACAAAGTCATTTGCAGTTACCTGGAGTCACACGCAGGACAGCAGGGCCAATCCCTATCAGCGCCTGAGTGGCAATGTGAACATCCAGACGGGTAGTTACCAGCAACTGAATTACAATGATGCCCAGAGCAAGCTGCAAAACAGCCTGAGTTCAAATGTGAGTTATTTCAAATCTTTTCCGGGCAAACCCTTCACCATGAGTGTCAATGCCGGCCACTCACAAAATTCAAACACCAAACAGATCAGTGTGACACTGCCAACGCTGAACTTCCAGATGAACCGGATCTATCCTTTCAAACGCCAGAAGGTGGGCGGCAAAGAACACTTTTACGAACGCATCTCCTTTAAATACGACGCCAATATGCAGAACCGGGTCGATGCTAGTGATTCGACACTGTTCGAAAGTTCTACCTGGCAGAATGCCCGGCGGGGTATCCGGCATTCCGTTTCATCCGACCTGAACTTCAAACTACTGAAATATTTCACCTTTAATACGGGCTTTAACTACAAGGAGAACTGGAATTTCAGTTACTACGATTATAACTACGACGCATTGAATAATACGGTGACTACGGACACCATCAATCAATTCCGGGCAGTCCGTCTCTACGACTACAATATGACCATGAACACCATACTTTACGGGACCATCGGTACCCGGTGGAAAGGGAAGATCCGCGGGATCCGTCATGTCATGAAGCCCAGTATTTCCTTCAATGCCAGTCCGGATTACATCAAACCGGAACTCGACTACTTCGAATACATCAACGGGACGTATTACAACCGGTTTAAGGATGCAGTCTACGACCGCCCTTCCTCTACCGGCCCCAGTGCCGGAATGGCTATATCGGTTGCCAACTCGTTTGAGGCGAAAGTCTGGTCTGAGCGTGACTCCACAATCCGCAAGGTCAAGTTGCTGGAACAATTGAATGTGAGCACATTTTACAATTTTATCGCAGACTCCCTGAAATGGAGTCCGATCATGGCCTCCAGTGGCGCCCGTATCGGAAAGATCTCATCACTGACCTTTGGCGCCCGCTTTGATCCGTATAAGAAGATTGGCAACCAGCGTGTTAATCAATATGCCGACCGTTTTCTGGGAGTCATCCCACTCCGTATCGAGGACATGCGCTTCAGTTTTACAACCTCCATCCGGGGTAAACAAATCAAAGATTTCTTCTCCAAAGAAAAGGACACCAAGCAATCGAATAACAGCACCACCTCGGCAGAGGATGATTTCTTTGAGCTGTTTAATGATTTTGCCATCCGGCACAACTTCACGTATGCGATCGGTCCGGACAACAATCAGAACATCGTCGGCAAAGTGGTTGCCAATTCGCTCTATATGACGGGTAGCCTCCAGATAGCTCCCCTATGGTCCATCCGGATCGGCAACATCGGGTATGACTTCAATAACAAGCGCATCACCTATCCCGATTTTGGCTTTAACCGTGACCTGCACTGCTGGATGATGAGCTTCAACTGGCAGCCGCAATACGGAACCTACAGCTTCGTGATCCGGGTCAAGGATGACAAGCTGGGATTCATCAAGATCCCGTACAATAAGAACAACTACGACGTGTTTGGTCGATAA
- a CDS encoding copper homeostasis protein CutC, whose product MKLLLEICAPSLRSAIAASRGGADRIELCSALEMGGLTPGAATLEMAVMQSSIPVAVLIRPRGGDFIYNETEKDLILKEIEFARSTGASGVVVGALQPDGSLDLGFARAMKQAAGTMEICFHRAFDQSRKPEQVLDELIALEYTRILTSGQQATAWEGRTMIKKLVQRAKGRINLMAGSGIQPDLIGPLMAETGVEQIHYSAKQTMLPPTGFRSKLSFSAPEMPPNSYWETDQVLVQKARQAINLLMSKDES is encoded by the coding sequence ATGAAGCTCTTACTTGAAATATGCGCACCTTCCCTGCGCTCTGCAATTGCTGCCTCCCGAGGCGGCGCCGACCGTATTGAACTCTGTAGTGCGCTGGAAATGGGTGGATTAACGCCTGGCGCAGCAACGCTGGAAATGGCAGTTATGCAATCGTCCATCCCGGTGGCCGTACTGATACGACCGCGCGGCGGTGATTTTATCTACAACGAAACCGAGAAGGATCTGATCCTGAAGGAGATTGAGTTCGCACGAAGTACCGGTGCTTCCGGAGTTGTCGTAGGGGCGTTACAGCCGGACGGGAGCCTGGACCTGGGATTTGCCCGGGCTATGAAACAGGCTGCCGGCACCATGGAGATCTGTTTTCACCGCGCCTTCGATCAATCCCGTAAACCCGAACAGGTACTGGACGAATTGATTGCCCTCGAATACACCCGTATTCTCACTTCAGGACAGCAGGCTACGGCCTGGGAAGGGCGGACGATGATCAAAAAACTGGTGCAGCGGGCTAAAGGAAGAATTAACCTCATGGCCGGAAGCGGTATCCAACCCGACCTGATAGGACCGCTGATGGCTGAAACAGGAGTGGAACAAATCCATTATTCGGCGAAACAGACCATGCTTCCACCCACGGGCTTCCGCTCCAAACTTTCATTTTCAGCACCCGAAATGCCTCCAAACAGCTATTGGGAAACCGACCAGGTCCTGGTGCAGAAGGCAAGGCAAGCTATAAATTTGCTTATGTCGAAGGATGAATCCTAG